In Candidatus Binatia bacterium, the genomic stretch ATGCTGCGGAAGTGGGCGGCGTCAGCGGCGCGGTTGAGGGCGTCGCGGAAGGCGCGCGTGCCGGGCGCGGCTGGGAGATAGCGGCAGGCGAACTTGCGCATGTAGATGGTGCCCCACGGGTCGCCGTAACGGTCGACCATGGCGGCGTGATGCCTGAGGAGCGAAGCCTTCTGTTCGGCTGCGGTGGGTGCCGGAGGGATCGGCTCGCCCCGCAGCGCCGCCGTGATCTCGCGGAACACCCACGGCCTGCTGAGCGCGCCGCGTGCCAC encodes the following:
- a CDS encoding tRNA-dihydrouridine synthase, whose product is VARGALSRPWVFREITAALRGEPIPPAPTAAEQKASLLRHHAAMVDRYGDPWGTIYMRKFACRYLPAAPGTRAFRDALNRAADAAHFRSMVHDNFPGGHTAGGV